A DNA window from Candidatus Poribacteria bacterium contains the following coding sequences:
- the rplU gene encoding 50S ribosomal protein L21 encodes MYAVFASGGKQHRVEVGNLIDIEKLDAEVGDSVTFSSVLAVAGDDGQLQAGSPYLDNTSVTAEVIQQARGKKMVVFKSKRRKGYKRKLGHRQSFTRVKITAIGAVEEQSDGS; translated from the coding sequence ATGTATGCAGTCTTTGCGAGCGGAGGGAAACAGCATCGGGTGGAAGTAGGAAACCTGATTGATATTGAAAAACTCGATGCAGAGGTCGGTGACAGCGTCACCTTCTCATCCGTTCTGGCTGTCGCTGGCGATGATGGTCAGTTACAAGCCGGCTCGCCCTATCTTGACAATACTTCAGTTACAGCCGAAGTGATTCAACAGGCACGCGGAAAAAAGATGGTTGTGTTCAAATCGAAACGCCGTAAAGGTTACAAACGTAAATTAGGACATCGTCAATCGTTTACACGCGTGAAAATTACCGCTATTGGCGCGGTGGAGGAACAATCTGATGGCTCATAA
- the rpmA gene encoding 50S ribosomal protein L27, whose product MAHKKGGGSTRNGRDSIGKRLGVKRFSGNYVTAGSILTRQRGTHIHPGNNVGVGRDYTLFSKIDGYVWFERKDKYRRKVSVYTERPEF is encoded by the coding sequence ATGGCTCATAAGAAAGGCGGCGGAAGCACTCGGAACGGACGCGATAGTATCGGAAAACGACTCGGTGTCAAAAGATTTTCCGGAAATTATGTCACCGCAGGGAGCATTCTCACCCGACAGCGTGGAACGCATATCCACCCTGGAAACAACGTTGGGGTTGGAAGGGACTATACGCTCTTCTCGAAAATTGATGGATATGTATGGTTTGAGCGAAAAGACAAATACCGCCGGAAGGTGAGTGTCTATACAGAGCGTCCTGAATTTTAG